In a genomic window of Suricata suricatta isolate VVHF042 chromosome 12, meerkat_22Aug2017_6uvM2_HiC, whole genome shotgun sequence:
- the LOC115273135 gene encoding toll-like receptor 9 isoform X3, with translation MAHQTGIHATEELKEFFAKARAGSIRLIKVVIEDEQLVLGASRELVGCWDQDYDRTVLPLLDAQQPCYLLYRLDSQNAQGFEWLFLAWSPDNSPVRLKMLYAATRATVKKEFGGGHIKDELFGTVKDDLSFAGYQKHLSSCAAPAPLTLAERELQQIRINEVKTEISVESKHQTLQGLTFPLQPSAQRALQQLKQKTINYIQLKLDLERETIELVHTEPTEVAQLPSRVPRDAARYHFFLYKHTHEGDHLESVVFIYSMPGYKCSIKERMLYSSCKSRLLDSVEQDFQLEISKKGPCGGALHPLSLLVQAAVVAVALAQGALPAFLPCELQRHGLVNCNWLFLKSVPRFSAAAPRGNVTSLSLYSNRIHHLHDSDFVHLSNLRSLNLKWNCPPASLSPMHFPCHMTIEPHTFLAVPTLEELNLSYNSITTVPALPSSLMSLSLSRTNILVLDPANFAGLHALRFLFLDGNCYYKNPCPQALQVAPGALLGLGNLTHLSLKYNNLTMVPRGLPPSLEYLLLSYNHIITLAPEDLANLTALRVLDVGGNCRRCDHARNPCMECPKKSPNLHSDTFSHLSHLEGLVLKDNSLHTLNPSWFHGLGNLRVLDLSENFLYDCITKTTAFQGLAQLRRLNLSFNYHKKVSFAHLHLAPSFRSLLSLQQLDMHGIFFRSLSETTLQSLVHLPMLQRLHLQMNFINQAQLSIFGAFPGLQYVDLSDNRISGATELVAATGEADGGERVWLPSRDLAPGPLDTLRTKGFMPSCKTLNFTLDLSRNNLVMIQQEMFARLSRLQCLLLSRNSISQAVNGSQFVPLTSLRVLDLSHNKLDLYHGRSFTELPRLEALDLSYNSQPFSMQGVGHNLSFVAQLPTLRYLSLAHNDIHSRVSQQLCSASLWALDFSGNALSRMWAEGDLYLHFFRGLRRLVQLDLSQNRLHTLLPRTLDNLPKSLRLLRLRDNYLAFFNWSSLVFLPRLEALDLAGNQLKALSNGSLPNGTQLQRLDLSSNSISFVASSFFALATRLRELNLSANALKTVEPSWFGSLAGALKVLDVTGNPLHCACGATFVDFLLEVQAAVPGLPSHVKCGSPGQLQGRSIFAQDLRLCLDEALSWDCFGLTLLTVALGLAVPMLHHLCGWDLWYCFHLALAWLPRWGRRQAADALLYDAFVVFDKTQSAVADWVYNELRVRLEERRGRRALRLCLEERDWLPGKTLFENLWASVYSSRKTLFVLAHTDRVSGLLRASFLLAQQRLLEDRKDVVVLVILRPNTHRSRYVRLRQRLCRQSVLFWPHQPSGQRSFWAQLGTALTRDNHHFYNRNFCQGPTTAE, from the exons ATGGCGCACCAGACGGGCATCCACG CCACCGAGGAGCTGAAGGAATTCTTCGCCAAGGCACGGGCCGGCTCTATCCGGCTCATCAAAGTCGTCATTGAGGACG AGCAGCTCGTGCTGGGTGCCTCACGGGAGCTGGTGGGCTGCTGGGACCAGGACTACGACAGGACCGTGCTGCCGCTGCTGGATGCCCAGCAGCCCTGTTATCTGCTCTACCGCCTGGACTCGCAGAATGCCCAGGGCTTTGAGTGGCTCTTCCTTGCCTGGTCACCTGACAATTCTCCT GTGCGGCTGAAGATGCTGTATGCAGCCACACGGGCTACAGTGAAGAAGGAGTTTGGGGGTGGTCACATCAAGGATGAGCTCTTTGGGACTGTGAAG GACGACCTCTCCTTTGCTGGGTACCAGAAGCACCTGTCGTCTTGTGCGGCACCCGCCCCGCTCACCTTGGCTGAGAGAGAGCTTCAGCAGATTCGTATTAACGAG GTGAAGACGGAGATCAGCGTGGAGAGCAAGCACCAGACTCTGCAGGGCCTCACCTTCCCACTACAGCCCTCAGCCCAGAGGGCACTTCAGCAGCTCAAACAGAAGACCATCAACTACATCCAGCTG AAGCTGGACCTGGAGCGGGAGACCATCGAGCTGGTGCACACAGAGCCCACGGAAGTGGCCCAGCTGCCCTCGAGGGTGCCCCGAGATGCCGCCCGCTACCACTTCTTCCTCTACAAGCACACCCATGAGGGTGACCACCTTGAGTCTGTGG TGTTCATCTACTCGATGCCAGGGTACAAGTGCAGCATCAAGGAGCGCATGCTCTATTCCAGCTGTAAGAGCCGCCTCCTCGACTCCGTGGAACAGGACTTCCAGCTGGAGATCTCCAAGAAG GGCCCCTGCGGTGGTGCCCTGCACCCCCTGTCTCTCCTGGTACAGGCCGCCGTGGTGGCTGTGGCGCTGGCCCAGGGcgccctgcctgccttcctgccctgtGAGCTCCAGCGCCACGGCCTGGTGAATTGCAATTGGCTGTTCCTCAAGTCTGTGCCTCGCTTCTCGGCGGCAGCCCCCCGCGGTAACGTCACCAGCCTTTCCCTGTACTCCAACCGCATCCACCACCTCCACGACTCCGACTTTGTCCACCTGTCCAACCTGCGGAGTCTCAACCTCAAATGGAACTGCCCGCCTGCCAGCCTCAGCCCCATGCACTTCCCCTGTCACATGACCATCGAGCCCCATACCTTCCTGGCCGTGCCTACCCTGGAGGAGCTGAACCTGAGCTACAACAGCATCACAACCGTCCCCGCCCTGCCCAGTTCCCTCATGTCCCTGTCCCTGAGCCGCACCAACATCCTGGTGCTGGACCCTGCCAACTTCGCAGGCCTGCATGCCCTGCGCTTCCTGTTCTTGGATGGCAACTGCTACTACAAGAACCCTTGCCCGCAGGCCCTGCAGGTGGCCCCGGGCGCCCTCCTTGGCCTGGGCAACCTTACGCACCTGTCGCTCAAGTACAACAACCTCACCATGGTGCCCCGCGGCCTGCCCCCCAGCCTGGAGTACCTCCTGCTGTCCTACAACCACATCATCACCCTGGCACCTGAGGACCTGGCCAACCTGACCGCCTTGCGTGTGCTTGATGTGGGTGGGAACTGCCGCCGCTGTGACCACGCCCGCAACCCCTGTATGGAGTGCCCCAAGAAATCCCCAAACCTGCACTCTGACACCttcagccacctgagccacctcgAAGGCCTGGTGTTGAAGGACAACTCTCTCCACACATTGAATCCCAGCTGGTTCCATGGCCTGGGCAACCTCAGGGTGCTGGACCTGAGCGAGAACTTCCTATACGACTGCATCACCAAAACCACAGCcttccagggcctggcccagttACGCAGACTCAACCTGTCCTTCAATTACCACAAGAAGGTGTCCTTCGCCCACCTGCATCTGGCGCCCTCCTTCAGGAGCCTGCTCTCACTGCAACAGCTGGACATGCACGGCATCTTCTTCCGGTCCCTCAGTGAGACCACGCTCCAGTCGCTGGTCCACCTGCCCATGCTCCAGCGTCTGCACCTGCAGATGAACTTCATCAACCAGGCCCAGCTCAGCATCTTCGGGGCCTTCCCTGGCCTGCAATACGTGGACCTGTCAGACAACCGCATAAGTGGAGCCACGGAGCTGGTGGCTGCCACAGGGGAGGCGGATGGTGGGGAGAGAGTCTGGCTGCCATCCAGGGACCTCGCTCCGGGCCCACTGGACACCCTGAGAACCAAGGGCTTCATGCCAAGCTGCAAGACCCTCAACTTCACCTTGGACCTGTCACGGAACAACCTAGTGATGATCCAGCAAGAGATGTTTGCCCGGCTCTCGCGCCTCCAGTGCCTGCTCCTGAGCCGCAACAGCATCTCGCAGGCGGTCAATGGCTCACAGTTTGTGCCGCTGACCAGCCTACGGGTGCTGGACCTGTCCCACAACAAGCTGGACCTGTACCACGGGCGCTCCTTCACGGAGCTGCCACGGCTGGAGGCCCTGGACCTCAGCTACAACAGCCAGCCGTTCAGCATGCAGGGCGTGGGCCACAACCTCAGCTTTGTGGCGCAGCTGCCGACCTTGCGCTACCTCAGCCTGGCGCACAACGACATCCACAGCCGCGTGTCCCAGCAGCTCTGCAGCGCCTCGCTGTGGGCCTTGGACTTCAGCGGCAATGCCCTGAGCCGGATGTGGGCTGAGGGAGACCTGTATCTGCATTTCTTCCGAGGCCTGAGGAGACTGGTCCAGTTGGACCTGTCCCAGAACCGCCTGCATACCCTCTTGCCACGCACCCTGGACAACCTCCCCAAGAGCCTGCGGCTGCTGCGTCTCCGTGACAATTACCTGGCTTTCTTCAACTGGAGCAGCCTGGTCTTCCTCCCCAGGCTGGAAGCCCTGGACCTGGCGGGAAACCAACTGAAGGCCCTGAGCAACGGCAGCTTGCCTAACGGGACCCAGCTCCAGAGGCTGGACCTCAGCAGCAACAGCATCAGCTTCGTGGCCTCCAGCTTTTTTGCTCTCGCCACAAGGCTTCGAGAGCTCAACCTCAGTGCCAACGCCCTCAAGACGGTGGAGCCCTCCTGGTTCGGTTCTCTAGCGGGTGCCCTGAAAGTCCTAGATGTGACCGGCAACCCCCTGCACTGTGCCTGCGGGGCGACCTTCGTGGACTTCTTGCTGGAGGTGCAGGCTGCGGTGCCCGGCCTGCCCAGCCACGTCAAGTGCGGCAGTCCAGGGCAGCTCCAGGGACGCAGCATCTTTGCGCAGGACCTACGCCTCTGCCTGGATGAGGCCCTCTCCTGGGACTGCTTTGGCCTCACGCTGCTGACCGTGGCCCTGGGCCTCGCTGTGCCCATGCTCCACCACCTCTGCGGCTGGGACCTCTGGTACTGCTTCCACCTGGCCCTGGCCTGGCTGCCCCGGTGGGGGCGGCGGCAGGCTGCGGATGCCCTGCTCTACGATGCCTTCGTGGTTTTCGACAAGACCCAGAGCGCGGTGGCCGACTGGGTGTACAATGAGCTGCGGGTACGGCTAGAGGAGCGCCGCGGGCGCCGGGCGCTCCGCCTGTGCCTGGAGGAGCGTGACTGGCTACCTGGTAAAACGCTCTTTGAGAacctgtgggcctcagtttatAGCAGCCGCAAGACGCTGTTTGTGCTGGCCCACACAGACAGGGTCAGCGGCCTCTTGCGTGCCAGCTTCCTGCTGGCCCAGCAGCGCCTGCTGGAGGACCGCAAGGACGTCGTGGTGCTGGTGATCCTGCGCCCCAACACCCACCGCTCCCGCTATGTGCGGCTGCGCCAGCGCCTCTGCCGCCAGAGTGTCCTCTTCTGGCCCCACCAGCCCAGTGGCCAGCGCAGCTTCTGGGCCCAGCTGGGCACCGCCCTGACCAGGGACAACCACCACTTCTATAACCGGAACTTCTGCCAGGGCCCCACGACGGCAGAGTGA
- the LOC115273135 gene encoding toll-like receptor 9 isoform X1 — MQMASDSPHCHPPHCGQGGGEGGGYCVISKFSLPLFSELTLWEGAVSSRHSSLQSLPSLPSRPSGEALLPVMGPCGGALHPLSLLVQAAVVAVALAQGALPAFLPCELQRHGLVNCNWLFLKSVPRFSAAAPRGNVTSLSLYSNRIHHLHDSDFVHLSNLRSLNLKWNCPPASLSPMHFPCHMTIEPHTFLAVPTLEELNLSYNSITTVPALPSSLMSLSLSRTNILVLDPANFAGLHALRFLFLDGNCYYKNPCPQALQVAPGALLGLGNLTHLSLKYNNLTMVPRGLPPSLEYLLLSYNHIITLAPEDLANLTALRVLDVGGNCRRCDHARNPCMECPKKSPNLHSDTFSHLSHLEGLVLKDNSLHTLNPSWFHGLGNLRVLDLSENFLYDCITKTTAFQGLAQLRRLNLSFNYHKKVSFAHLHLAPSFRSLLSLQQLDMHGIFFRSLSETTLQSLVHLPMLQRLHLQMNFINQAQLSIFGAFPGLQYVDLSDNRISGATELVAATGEADGGERVWLPSRDLAPGPLDTLRTKGFMPSCKTLNFTLDLSRNNLVMIQQEMFARLSRLQCLLLSRNSISQAVNGSQFVPLTSLRVLDLSHNKLDLYHGRSFTELPRLEALDLSYNSQPFSMQGVGHNLSFVAQLPTLRYLSLAHNDIHSRVSQQLCSASLWALDFSGNALSRMWAEGDLYLHFFRGLRRLVQLDLSQNRLHTLLPRTLDNLPKSLRLLRLRDNYLAFFNWSSLVFLPRLEALDLAGNQLKALSNGSLPNGTQLQRLDLSSNSISFVASSFFALATRLRELNLSANALKTVEPSWFGSLAGALKVLDVTGNPLHCACGATFVDFLLEVQAAVPGLPSHVKCGSPGQLQGRSIFAQDLRLCLDEALSWDCFGLTLLTVALGLAVPMLHHLCGWDLWYCFHLALAWLPRWGRRQAADALLYDAFVVFDKTQSAVADWVYNELRVRLEERRGRRALRLCLEERDWLPGKTLFENLWASVYSSRKTLFVLAHTDRVSGLLRASFLLAQQRLLEDRKDVVVLVILRPNTHRSRYVRLRQRLCRQSVLFWPHQPSGQRSFWAQLGTALTRDNHHFYNRNFCQGPTTAE, encoded by the exons ATGCAAATGGCCTCTGACTCACCACACTGCCACCCCCCTCACtgcgggcagggtgggggtgagggagggggctACTGTGTTATTTCTAAATTCTCACTTCCTCTGTTCTCTGAGCTAACGCTGTGGGAAGGGGCTGTGAGCTCCAGGCATTCTTCCCTGCAGTCGCTGCCCAGTCTGCCATCCAGACCCTCTGGAGAAGCCCTTCTCCCTGTCATG GGCCCCTGCGGTGGTGCCCTGCACCCCCTGTCTCTCCTGGTACAGGCCGCCGTGGTGGCTGTGGCGCTGGCCCAGGGcgccctgcctgccttcctgccctgtGAGCTCCAGCGCCACGGCCTGGTGAATTGCAATTGGCTGTTCCTCAAGTCTGTGCCTCGCTTCTCGGCGGCAGCCCCCCGCGGTAACGTCACCAGCCTTTCCCTGTACTCCAACCGCATCCACCACCTCCACGACTCCGACTTTGTCCACCTGTCCAACCTGCGGAGTCTCAACCTCAAATGGAACTGCCCGCCTGCCAGCCTCAGCCCCATGCACTTCCCCTGTCACATGACCATCGAGCCCCATACCTTCCTGGCCGTGCCTACCCTGGAGGAGCTGAACCTGAGCTACAACAGCATCACAACCGTCCCCGCCCTGCCCAGTTCCCTCATGTCCCTGTCCCTGAGCCGCACCAACATCCTGGTGCTGGACCCTGCCAACTTCGCAGGCCTGCATGCCCTGCGCTTCCTGTTCTTGGATGGCAACTGCTACTACAAGAACCCTTGCCCGCAGGCCCTGCAGGTGGCCCCGGGCGCCCTCCTTGGCCTGGGCAACCTTACGCACCTGTCGCTCAAGTACAACAACCTCACCATGGTGCCCCGCGGCCTGCCCCCCAGCCTGGAGTACCTCCTGCTGTCCTACAACCACATCATCACCCTGGCACCTGAGGACCTGGCCAACCTGACCGCCTTGCGTGTGCTTGATGTGGGTGGGAACTGCCGCCGCTGTGACCACGCCCGCAACCCCTGTATGGAGTGCCCCAAGAAATCCCCAAACCTGCACTCTGACACCttcagccacctgagccacctcgAAGGCCTGGTGTTGAAGGACAACTCTCTCCACACATTGAATCCCAGCTGGTTCCATGGCCTGGGCAACCTCAGGGTGCTGGACCTGAGCGAGAACTTCCTATACGACTGCATCACCAAAACCACAGCcttccagggcctggcccagttACGCAGACTCAACCTGTCCTTCAATTACCACAAGAAGGTGTCCTTCGCCCACCTGCATCTGGCGCCCTCCTTCAGGAGCCTGCTCTCACTGCAACAGCTGGACATGCACGGCATCTTCTTCCGGTCCCTCAGTGAGACCACGCTCCAGTCGCTGGTCCACCTGCCCATGCTCCAGCGTCTGCACCTGCAGATGAACTTCATCAACCAGGCCCAGCTCAGCATCTTCGGGGCCTTCCCTGGCCTGCAATACGTGGACCTGTCAGACAACCGCATAAGTGGAGCCACGGAGCTGGTGGCTGCCACAGGGGAGGCGGATGGTGGGGAGAGAGTCTGGCTGCCATCCAGGGACCTCGCTCCGGGCCCACTGGACACCCTGAGAACCAAGGGCTTCATGCCAAGCTGCAAGACCCTCAACTTCACCTTGGACCTGTCACGGAACAACCTAGTGATGATCCAGCAAGAGATGTTTGCCCGGCTCTCGCGCCTCCAGTGCCTGCTCCTGAGCCGCAACAGCATCTCGCAGGCGGTCAATGGCTCACAGTTTGTGCCGCTGACCAGCCTACGGGTGCTGGACCTGTCCCACAACAAGCTGGACCTGTACCACGGGCGCTCCTTCACGGAGCTGCCACGGCTGGAGGCCCTGGACCTCAGCTACAACAGCCAGCCGTTCAGCATGCAGGGCGTGGGCCACAACCTCAGCTTTGTGGCGCAGCTGCCGACCTTGCGCTACCTCAGCCTGGCGCACAACGACATCCACAGCCGCGTGTCCCAGCAGCTCTGCAGCGCCTCGCTGTGGGCCTTGGACTTCAGCGGCAATGCCCTGAGCCGGATGTGGGCTGAGGGAGACCTGTATCTGCATTTCTTCCGAGGCCTGAGGAGACTGGTCCAGTTGGACCTGTCCCAGAACCGCCTGCATACCCTCTTGCCACGCACCCTGGACAACCTCCCCAAGAGCCTGCGGCTGCTGCGTCTCCGTGACAATTACCTGGCTTTCTTCAACTGGAGCAGCCTGGTCTTCCTCCCCAGGCTGGAAGCCCTGGACCTGGCGGGAAACCAACTGAAGGCCCTGAGCAACGGCAGCTTGCCTAACGGGACCCAGCTCCAGAGGCTGGACCTCAGCAGCAACAGCATCAGCTTCGTGGCCTCCAGCTTTTTTGCTCTCGCCACAAGGCTTCGAGAGCTCAACCTCAGTGCCAACGCCCTCAAGACGGTGGAGCCCTCCTGGTTCGGTTCTCTAGCGGGTGCCCTGAAAGTCCTAGATGTGACCGGCAACCCCCTGCACTGTGCCTGCGGGGCGACCTTCGTGGACTTCTTGCTGGAGGTGCAGGCTGCGGTGCCCGGCCTGCCCAGCCACGTCAAGTGCGGCAGTCCAGGGCAGCTCCAGGGACGCAGCATCTTTGCGCAGGACCTACGCCTCTGCCTGGATGAGGCCCTCTCCTGGGACTGCTTTGGCCTCACGCTGCTGACCGTGGCCCTGGGCCTCGCTGTGCCCATGCTCCACCACCTCTGCGGCTGGGACCTCTGGTACTGCTTCCACCTGGCCCTGGCCTGGCTGCCCCGGTGGGGGCGGCGGCAGGCTGCGGATGCCCTGCTCTACGATGCCTTCGTGGTTTTCGACAAGACCCAGAGCGCGGTGGCCGACTGGGTGTACAATGAGCTGCGGGTACGGCTAGAGGAGCGCCGCGGGCGCCGGGCGCTCCGCCTGTGCCTGGAGGAGCGTGACTGGCTACCTGGTAAAACGCTCTTTGAGAacctgtgggcctcagtttatAGCAGCCGCAAGACGCTGTTTGTGCTGGCCCACACAGACAGGGTCAGCGGCCTCTTGCGTGCCAGCTTCCTGCTGGCCCAGCAGCGCCTGCTGGAGGACCGCAAGGACGTCGTGGTGCTGGTGATCCTGCGCCCCAACACCCACCGCTCCCGCTATGTGCGGCTGCGCCAGCGCCTCTGCCGCCAGAGTGTCCTCTTCTGGCCCCACCAGCCCAGTGGCCAGCGCAGCTTCTGGGCCCAGCTGGGCACCGCCCTGACCAGGGACAACCACCACTTCTATAACCGGAACTTCTGCCAGGGCCCCACGACGGCAGAGTGA
- the LOC115273135 gene encoding twinfilin-2 isoform X2, with amino-acid sequence MAHQTGIHATEELKEFFAKARAGSIRLIKVVIEDEQLVLGASRELVGCWDQDYDRTVLPLLDAQQPCYLLYRLDSQNAQGFEWLFLAWSPDNSPVRLKMLYAATRATVKKEFGGGHIKDELFGTVKDDLSFAGYQKHLSSCAAPAPLTLAERELQQIRINEVKTEISVESKHQTLQGLTFPLQPSAQRALQQLKQKTINYIQLKLDLERETIELVHTEPTEVAQLPSRVPRDAARYHFFLYKHTHEGDHLESVVFIYSMPGYKCSIKERMLYSSCKSRLLDSVEQDFQLEISKKIEIGDGAELTAEFLYDEVHPKQHAFKQAFAKPKGPGGKRGHKRLIRGPGENGDDS; translated from the exons ATGGCGCACCAGACGGGCATCCACG CCACCGAGGAGCTGAAGGAATTCTTCGCCAAGGCACGGGCCGGCTCTATCCGGCTCATCAAAGTCGTCATTGAGGACG AGCAGCTCGTGCTGGGTGCCTCACGGGAGCTGGTGGGCTGCTGGGACCAGGACTACGACAGGACCGTGCTGCCGCTGCTGGATGCCCAGCAGCCCTGTTATCTGCTCTACCGCCTGGACTCGCAGAATGCCCAGGGCTTTGAGTGGCTCTTCCTTGCCTGGTCACCTGACAATTCTCCT GTGCGGCTGAAGATGCTGTATGCAGCCACACGGGCTACAGTGAAGAAGGAGTTTGGGGGTGGTCACATCAAGGATGAGCTCTTTGGGACTGTGAAG GACGACCTCTCCTTTGCTGGGTACCAGAAGCACCTGTCGTCTTGTGCGGCACCCGCCCCGCTCACCTTGGCTGAGAGAGAGCTTCAGCAGATTCGTATTAACGAG GTGAAGACGGAGATCAGCGTGGAGAGCAAGCACCAGACTCTGCAGGGCCTCACCTTCCCACTACAGCCCTCAGCCCAGAGGGCACTTCAGCAGCTCAAACAGAAGACCATCAACTACATCCAGCTG AAGCTGGACCTGGAGCGGGAGACCATCGAGCTGGTGCACACAGAGCCCACGGAAGTGGCCCAGCTGCCCTCGAGGGTGCCCCGAGATGCCGCCCGCTACCACTTCTTCCTCTACAAGCACACCCATGAGGGTGACCACCTTGAGTCTGTGG TGTTCATCTACTCGATGCCAGGGTACAAGTGCAGCATCAAGGAGCGCATGCTCTATTCCAGCTGTAAGAGCCGCCTCCTCGACTCCGTGGAACAGGACTTCCAGCTGGAGATCTCCAAGAAG ATTGAGATCGGAGATGGGGCGGAGCTGACAGCCGAGTTCCTCTACGACGAGGTGCACCCCAAACAGCACGCCTTCAAGCAGGCCTTTGCCAAGCCCAAGGGCCCAGGGGGCAAGCGGGGCCACAAGCGCCTCATCCGTGGCCCTGGCGAGAACGGGGATGACAGCTAG